The genomic region TAGCACGCGCATGAAAACCTCTCGTTTGTCCGTTGTGGCTTCTAGTTTGCGTCTCGTTCAGGAGCCGCCGAGGCGCTGATCCCGGTGGGTCCCGGAATACGCCTCAGGCCATCTCGCAGACGGCCTCGCCGTTTCTGCCGATGGGGAGGTACTCGAACCCGGCGTCCTTCATGCGGCCCGGGTGGTAGAGGTTGCGGCCGTCGAAGATGATCGGGTTGATGAGGAGCTCCTTGATGCGGTCGAAATCCGGGTTCCTGTACTCGTTCCATTCGGTGATGATGACCAGCGCGTCGGCCCCTCTCATCAGGTCGTACTTGTTCACGCTATAGCTGATGCGGTCGCCGAAATGCTTCTTCGCCTCGTTCATCGCCTCCGGGTCGTGGGCGTGCACGCTTGCACCCATCTCCAGGAGCCTGTTGATGATGGTGAGCGAAGGTGCGTCCCTCATGTCGTCGGTGCGGGGCTTGAAGGAGAGCCCCCAGATGGCGAAGCGCTTCCCCGCCAGGGGCTTTTCGCCGGAGGTCCCGAGCCTGCGCAGTATCTTGTCGGAAAGGACCGCCTTTTGCCGCTCGTTGGCAAGCTCCACCGCCTTCAGGAGGACGAAGTCGTAGCTGCACTCGTCCGCCGTCTTCACCAGGGCTTTCACGTCCTTGGGGAAGCAGGAGCCGCCGTAGCCCACCCCGGGGAAGAGGAAATCGTAGCCGATGCGGGAGTCTGAGCCGATCCCTTCGCGGACAGCCATTACGTCCGCGCCCATCCTCTCGCACAGGTTCGCGATCTGGTTCATGAAAGTGATGCGGGTGGCGAGCATGGCGTTTGCGGCGTACTTGGTCATCTCGGCGCTTCTGATGTCCATCACCAGCAGGCGGTTCGACTTGCGCATGAAGGCAGAGTAGAGCTCCTTCATGATCTCCGCGGTCCTCACGTTGTCGGTGCCGATGACGACGCGGTCCGGCTTCATGAAGTCGTCGATGGCGGCGCCTTCCTTGAGGAACTCGGGGTTCGACACCACGTCGAACTCGATGTGGACCCCACGCTTATTGAGCTCCTCGTTTACCGCGGCGCGCACCTTGTCGGCTGTCCCCACCGGCACGGTGGACTTGTCTACGATGATCTTGAAGCTTTCCATGGCGCGGCCGATGGAGCGCGCGACGGAGAGGACGTACTGCAGGTCGGCGGAGCCGTCGGCGCCGGGGGGGGTGCCGACCGCGATGAAGCAGACGAGAGATTCCTTGACGGCCAGGTCGAGGTCGGTGGTGAAGTTGAGCCTCCCCTCCTCACAGTTCCTCAAGACCATTTCCTTCAGGCCGGGCTCGTAGATGGGGATGATGCCGCGTTTAAGACCGTCTATCTTGTCCTTGTCGACGTCGACGCAGATGACGTCGTTACCGCTTTCGGCAAAACAGGTGCCGGCTACCAGGCCCACGTACCCTGATCCGACCACACATACTTTCATATTGCGTCATCCTCCAAGAAGAATTTAAAAATTAGCGTTTCTATATAGCACACACCTGTGGAGTTACGCCAGAGTTTTCCCGGCCAAAAGTTCGCGGGTGAGGCGGGCAAACTCCTCAAGAGAGAGGGTCTCGCCGCGCCTGCCGCCATCGATCCCGCTCCTTGTAAGGGCGGCGGAAAGGGTGCCGTCGGCGTCGTCGAAACCGGAGGAGCGCAGCGAGTTCAAGAGGGTTTTCCTACGCTGCAGAAAGGCCCCTTTCACCACGCGGCGGAACAGCTCCTCGTCCCCCACCTCCACCCTGGGCTCCGGCAGCGGGAGAAAACTCAGCACCGCCGAGTCCACCTTGGGGACCGGCCTGAAGGATCCGGGCTTCACGATGAACTCCCGGCGGATGTCGAAGTGCAGCCTGAGCAGCACGGTGAGAGCACCGTATTCCTTGCAGGCCGGGGGCGCGGTGAGCCGATCCCCCACCTCCTTTTGCAGCATGAGCACCAGCTTCTCGAAGAGCGCGCTGTGCTCCATGAAGCGGAACAGCACCTGCGAGGAGATGTTATAGGGGAGGTTCGCCGCCACCTTCCATTTCTTGCCACCGCCGCGCGAGCCGAGCAGAAGCGGCAGGTCGACCCGGAGGATGTCGCCGTGGCCTATCTCCACGTTGGCAGCGGTGGCGAATTCGGCCTTCAAAAGTGGGAGCAGCTCGCGGTCCCACTCGACGGCGAGGAACTTTGCGCCGCTTTGAGCAAGGAGCCTGGAGAGAGCACCCCTCCCAGGTCCCACCTCGAGTATGCAGTCGTCGGCCGCAGGGGCCACGCAGGAGACGATCCGGGTGAGCACGCTGTCGTCCACCAGGAAATTTTGACCGAAC from Citrifermentans bremense harbors:
- a CDS encoding UDP-glucose dehydrogenase family protein translates to MKVCVVGSGYVGLVAGTCFAESGNDVICVDVDKDKIDGLKRGIIPIYEPGLKEMVLRNCEEGRLNFTTDLDLAVKESLVCFIAVGTPPGADGSADLQYVLSVARSIGRAMESFKIIVDKSTVPVGTADKVRAAVNEELNKRGVHIEFDVVSNPEFLKEGAAIDDFMKPDRVVIGTDNVRTAEIMKELYSAFMRKSNRLLVMDIRSAEMTKYAANAMLATRITFMNQIANLCERMGADVMAVREGIGSDSRIGYDFLFPGVGYGGSCFPKDVKALVKTADECSYDFVLLKAVELANERQKAVLSDKILRRLGTSGEKPLAGKRFAIWGLSFKPRTDDMRDAPSLTIINRLLEMGASVHAHDPEAMNEAKKHFGDRISYSVNKYDLMRGADALVIITEWNEYRNPDFDRIKELLINPIIFDGRNLYHPGRMKDAGFEYLPIGRNGEAVCEMA
- the rsmA gene encoding 16S rRNA (adenine(1518)-N(6)/adenine(1519)-N(6))-dimethyltransferase RsmA — its product is MEKIRAKKEFGQNFLVDDSVLTRIVSCVAPAADDCILEVGPGRGALSRLLAQSGAKFLAVEWDRELLPLLKAEFATAANVEIGHGDILRVDLPLLLGSRGGGKKWKVAANLPYNISSQVLFRFMEHSALFEKLVLMLQKEVGDRLTAPPACKEYGALTVLLRLHFDIRREFIVKPGSFRPVPKVDSAVLSFLPLPEPRVEVGDEELFRRVVKGAFLQRRKTLLNSLRSSGFDDADGTLSAALTRSGIDGGRRGETLSLEEFARLTRELLAGKTLA